AAAGAATTATTTCTACCGATAATAATTATATTTTAATATCAAGAACAGCTTCAGGGAAAACTGAGGCTGCTTTTCTGCCTATCTTGTCTAAGGTAAATTTTAAAGTCCCCGGAGTAAAAGTACTTTATATTTCACCGCTTATTGCTTTGATCAACGATCAGTTTTTCAGAGTGGAAAGCCTTTGTGAATACCTGGATGTTCCTGTCATAAAATGGCATGGGGAAGCTTCTAAAGCTGCAAAAGACCGACTTTTAAAAAGCCCGGAAGGTATTGTTCTTATCACTCCTGAATCTATAGAAGCGATGTTTGTGAATAAACCTTACAATATACGCCATCTTTTTTCTGGGCTGGAGTATGTGGTTATTGATGAAATTCATTCTTTTTTAGGATCAGACAGAGGAACTCATCTGCAGTCATTATTGAGCCGCCTTCAAAAAATAAATGTCAAAAAATTCAGTATTGTAGGGCTTTCTGCAACAGTAAGTGATGCCAATCAATATACCGAGCTAAAAGAATTTTTAGGAGATAGTGAGCATACAAAAGTTATCAGGGATACTACTCCCAAGCCAATCAATGCAGTCTTTAAATATTTCCCAGGCTCTGTTGAAGAACTACCTTTACCATTATTAAAAGACCTTTATATCCGAACCAGAGAAAGTAAAGTTTTAATATTTCCGAATGCCCGTGGAAGAGTGGAAGAAGTAGCTGTGAAACTGAAACAGATCTCTGAGAAAATAGGTGGACATAAAAATTATTTTTCACATCATTCTTCTGTAGATAAAGAAGTCCGCGAATATGTTGAGTTTTTTGCTAAAAATTCAGCTTTACAGAACTTTTGTATTTCCTGTACTTCAACACTGGAACTGGGAATTGATATTGGTAATGTGGATGAAGTAGTACAGATAGATGCTACCCACAGTATTGCCTCACTCATTCAGCGTGTGGGAAGAAGTGGCAGAAGGGAAGGAAAAGCGAGCAATTTATTACTTTACGCAACAGAACCATGGAGCCTACTGCAATCTTTAGCCTGCTGGATGCTCTATAAAGAACAATATATAGAGCCTGTTTCCATTAACAAAAAGCCTTATGACATTATGGTTCATCAGCTTTTATCTACTGTTAAAAGCTCTTCAGTGATTTCTTTGCCTGAACTTGTGGAAGAAATCACAAGAAATTCTGCATTTTCAGAGATCAGCATGGAGGAAACAGAAGAAATCATCCACTACCTTACTGCTATTGATTTTTTTGAAAAATTGGGTAATGAACTGATTATTGGGATACACGGAGAAGAAGTAGTCAACACAAAAGAATTCTATAGCCTTTTCGATGCCCCTGTTTTTTTTAAAGTATCCAGCAGTGGAGTGAAAATTGGAGAATTACCATTATCACCACAGATAAGAGAGAATGAAAATATCTATCTGTCTGCTAAAATATGGAGTATAAAGGATATTGATTATCAAACCAAAAAAATAGAGGTAATTCCTGCCAAAGATGGTAAAAAGCCTAAATTTTTTGGAGATGCTGCAGATACAGCTCATCAGATCAGGGAAAAGATGCTTGAAATTCTTATTTCAAAAGAGCAATACGACTTTTTGGATGATGTTGCCCAACAAATCATTATTCTTTTGCGAAGTGAATTTTCGTCTTTTATCATCAATGATTGTAAAAAGAAAAGGCCTTTGTTAAACCATAACGAAAAAATTACTTTTTATTCTTTTACAAGTTCAAAAATCAACCGGACGATAGAACTGATATTGGATAGCCTGAATATAGAGAATAGATTAGATCCTCAAAAAAGTGCTTTTGAAATAGAAGACTGTACCCTGGAAGAGTTAAAAACAGTCCTATCCAGACCTGATATAGGTCAGAATATTGATGAAGTGCTGACGGATTTATTAGAAAGCAGACCTGAAATTATAGACTTTTCAAAATGGGGTAAATATCTTCCTGTAACCTATCAAATAAAATTGCTAAAAGAAAAATATTTCGACCTTAAAGGCTGTTATGCTTATCTCAAAGATTTGGAAATCACAGAGAACAATTTTTAGAAATAGAAAACCGGATTTAAAATAAATTCGGTTTTCTATTTCTAAAGAATATTTGTTTGAATTTTTTTGTCTTGTTATCACATATCAACTTTCTATTCATTGTTTCTAACTGTTTTTACTAAGCCCCAAAACATTGATCGAGATCATAAAAAGTAAAGGCTATAACATGTTAGATTTACACTCTATCAATAAAGAGAAAGCAGGCAATTGAAAAATTGAATAGTATTTTATCTACAATATTAACGTGGTATCTATGTGGTACGCGGATTTTATAGAATTTTAATCATTTTTTCTTTCTTTGCCATTAAGAAATAGGACAAATTTCATAGACACTATTTTTTCGTGTATTCATTTCTTTAATACATGAAATCTGTTTTTAAATGATGATATGATCATTGAAAAAGCCAATGAAATTTTGAATACATAAAAATTATTTTGTTCTCCAGATTACCCTACAGATTGATCAGAGAAAAAAGCTTTGTACAGATACACAAAAGATGTGGCATCTGAAATGAGTAGAGATGAAAAAGTATTATGAAAAATAAAAAAACTGAAACTAACTTAGAGGATTTAACGAAAAAGATTCTTGTACAAGACGAAATAATGGCATTAGCCAAAAGCAATTCCCCTCGTCTCTTAAATAAATTCCGACTGGTTTATCCCGATTTTTTTAAAAAGTTATCTGATATACAGCCTTCCCTTAAAAATTCTGAACTGATCTTTTGTATTTACCTTAAGCTCAATATGACCACAAAGGAAATTGCAACCTGTATTTTTGTTACCCCAAAAGCAATACAAAACAGGAAAAACAGAATCAGAAAAAAACTCAATATTCCTTCTGAATTTGATATCTATAAATGGTTTAATGAAATTTAAACCATTTATAGATATTTAAACTTCTACTACAGATTTCTCCAGGTCATGGTACAAAAGAATTTTCCAATGGTTTTCTCTTGCTTCTTTTTCCCATGTAAGTCTTAATTCCATGGCTTTTCTGCCATCGAAATCACTTTTATAGGCTAAATGATATTTTAAATAAGAAGCCTGCGGAAGATCATCAGCACCATAAAAAACAGTTTCCCCATTTTCTCTGATCCAGAACACCTGCATAAAGGGGGTGTGCCCACCAACCACTTCATAAGAAATCTCTTCTGTGATCTGTCCCTGATCATCATTCATCCAGGTAATATTCGGGAGCTCAATCAGTTTTTCCAGCATATCAAAATCAAAAGAAGGATTTCCTTTCTTCTCCATCGCAAAATCCAGTTCGCGTTTCTGAATATAAATCTGGGCATTTGGAAAAGCAGCTTCAAAACCATTATCTGTAAGCTTTACAGCGCCTTCAATATGATCTTTATGAAGGTGAGACAGTAATAACTTTGTAATTTGATCAGGCCGGATATTTTCCTTTTCCAGAATTTCTGAAACAACAGTGGATCCGGATTCATTTTTCCAGCCAATTCCTGCATCCAGAAGGATATAATCATTTTCAGTAATGATAAGAAAGGGTTGGACAGACATTTTTATTCCTCCAACTTTATCAAAATTGTCTTCTGTTAAAAGCGTGAAGTCTTTGGTTTTGCTTGCCGAAAAATTACCTTCTTTAAGTGGAATGATTTTCATGCTGCAAATTTCTTTAATATTTCTAATATTCAAAAGGTTTTTCATCGATATAAATTATCAATAAAAACAATCATAGAAGCAGAACGCTGGAATCATTCTACTTATCACAGAATCATCCATCATTCATAAAAATGTAAAGATGAGAGACTGATCATTTCTTTTTTTTATGATTACCTTTGATTTCTTAAAAATCTGACGGACTCTATCATGATTTGCCGTCGGACATCTTTCAATCCAAATAAAATCTTATACGCAATGCAGGAGAGTTCTTCCCATGGTATTTCCCGGACTGTTATCTGGCTTATGGCTATTATTTCCGGACTTGTGGTCGCCAATAATTATTATAATCAACCTTTATTGGCGCTTATTTCTGAAGAACTTCAGGTTTCTGAGAGTGCAGCGAGTAAAATATCTGTACTCACACAGATTGGCTATGCCTTAGGGCTGTTACTAATTGTGCCGTTGGGAGATAAATTCTTTCGCAAGAAATTAATTCTAATCGATTTGTTTTTGGTTTTCGGGTCGCTCTTATGGATGACTTTTGCTACTCAATTGTGGATGTTGTATGCTGCCAGCTTATTAATTGGTGCTACATCCGTGATTCCGCAATTGTTTGTTCCTATTGCAGCAGAGCTTTCATCTGATAAAGAGAAATCAGCCAATATTGGGCTGGTTATGTCCGGATTATTGTTGGGAATCCTTCTTTCCCGTTTTATAGGGGGAATAGTAGGGGAAGTATGGGGCTGGAGAGCCATGTTTGGTATTGCTGCCGGATTGATGATTCTGGTTTGGCTGGCAGTTTATAAAATGCTACCTGAGCTGTCACCTAATTTTAAAGGAACTTACAAAGAACTGATGCGTTCTGTTGCTCAGCTTGCCAAAACACAGCCTGTACTTCAGTTGGCATCTTTCCGTGGAGCAATGGCATTTGGATCGATGTGTGCACTGTTTACAACATTGGTTTTTCACATGGAGAAACCGCCTTTTAACGCCGGATCATCTGTAGTAGGAAGTTTTGGATTGGCAGGAGCGGTAGGAGCTTTAGCGGCTGCAAAAGTAGGAAAACTTCAAAAGTATCTGGATCTTAACCGAATTATATTATATTCTTTATTGATCGTTATTGGAAGCTGGGGTTTTACCTATTTTGCAGGGGAAACCTATTGGGGATTGATTGTAGGAGTAATTCTTGTTGACCTAGGAGTACAGTCAAGCCATATCATGAATCAGACCAATTATTTCCTTATCAAATCTAATGCTGTAAACAGACTGAATACTGTTTATATGGTATCTTACTTCATTGGAGGATCACTGGGAACATGGCTGGCTTCTATCGCCTGGCAAAAGGCTCAATGGACAGGAGTTTGTTTTGTAGGGACAACATTTGGAATATTGGCACTCATAGCACATGTCCTGTTTTGTAAAAAAGTGAATAAAGCATAAATCAGAATTTATTTTACATTTCTGATTCTTTTAAGTTTCGGGGATTTTATCGTAGATAAAATCCCCGAAACTTTTTTATTTATACTCTTCTGCATTCTCTTGTACCTGCATCAATTCTCTATGCTTTCCGCCCCATTCATCGAGCTGTTTCCAGATCGGAATCAACTCTCTGGCAATAGCTGTAAGTTCATAATCTACCCTTGGAGGAACTTCCGCATGTACGGTTCTCTTCACCAGACTTTCTTTCTCCAGTTCTCTTAACTGAAGCGTCAGCATTCTTTCTGTTATCCCTGAGATAGAGTTTCTAAGTTCACTGAAACGTAATTTCCCATCTTTTAATTTATTTAAAATAATCAGTTTCCATCGGCCTCCGATTTTACATACTGCGTAACTCAGATCACAACCCTGTATATACTGTCTGTTGATATTATTCGTTGAATTTTCTTTTATCTTACCCATTACTTACAAATTTGTTAGTACCATACATTTAGCTGTATACAATGCAAATGTAAGGGTTGAGATTTAATTTTGTTGCTCAAAACAGAAAATATACTGCAATAAAGAACAATAGCGCTCATGTTCGCAGCAGAAACAATAACTTAAATCAAAATAGAAATGCAATTAACCCCTAAAATAACACAGATTTTAAATCATTTAGAAACAATACAACCTTTCAATCCAAAGGATTCTTTAGACGGTGCCCGTAAATATCTTGAGACGATGTCGTTGCAGTTAAGTGGTAAAAAAGAATCAGTAGCGATGATTGAAGAACTGAGTATTCAGCAGGACAATCATCAGATTCCTGTTCGTATTTACCGACCTCATGGAAAAGAAATACAACAGTCATCAGCTATTATTTATATTCATGGAGGATGGTTTATAGCAGGAGGATATGAAACCCATGATGCTGTCGTTCGAAAACTGGCTAATAAAACCGGATCTGTAGTTATTTTTATAGATTATCGCCTTGCTCCGGAACATCCTTTCCCGGCAGGCTTGAATGACTGTATTGATGGGATAAACTGGGTGTTCAAAAATGCAGAATCTTTAGGGATTGATCCTGATAAAATTGGAATTATAGGTGACAGTGCCGGAGGTGCTTTGGCAACGGTAGTTTCCACTCAGTTAGGAAAACAGTTGAAATTTCAGATTCTGATTTATCCTGCCGCTGACAATCAATTGAACTCAAAATCATGGGAAACATATGAAAATGGTCCGGTTCTTAACAAACAGGGAGGCATTGATGCGTGGGCAGGCTATCTTCCCGAAGAAGAGAAAGGTAATCCTCTAGCGATTCCTGTTTTGATAAAAGATTTTAAAGAAACTCCGCCTACATTAATCATTCTGGCGGAACATGATCCTTTGCTGGATGATGGGAAACAGCTTTCTCTGAACATGGAAAATGCAGGAGTAACCCTTAAAACAAGCCTTTATAAAGATATGGTTCATGGGTTTATGCATATGGGAGATCTGTTGGAGGAAATGCAATTGGCGGTGAATGAAATGGCAGATTTTGCTCATCAAAATTTAAAATCTGACGAATAAACAGGATCATGAAGAAGTATGCGTACATTGGATGTCTGGGATTTATAGCCGTTATTACAACAGAATTCGGCGTTATCGGAATTCTTCCGCAAATTGCAGAACATTATCAAATGAGTATAGACAAAGCAGGGTATCTGTTAAGCGCTTTTGCATTAATCATTGCTCTTACAGGACCTTTTATGACCTTACTTACCTCAGGTTTTGACCGTAAAAAAATAATGCTCACGGCCATTTTTATGTTTCTGGTGACAGGGTTTGTGTCTTCTTTTTCACCACCTTTCTGGCTGCTGATGTTGGTAAGAATTTTACCTGCTTTTCTCCAGCCTGTATATATTGCGACTGCATTATCTGTAGCTGTTTCTCAGGCGGATGACCGTAAAAAGAATGAACTCATGGGGATTGTTTTTAATGGAGTAGCCATTGCCATGGTCACTACAGTTCCTTTTGCAACATGGATTGCTGGCCTGTGGTCCTGGGAATATTCATTCATGATACAAACTATAGTCAGTTTGATTGCCCTGGTTGTCATTTATTTCCTTCTTCCTCCGATGCCTGTGAAGGAGAAAAAATCTTATGGAAATCAGATCCGAATATTGAAACAGCCTCCATTTGTTCTGAGTACTCTGACTAATTTTTTTATGATTACAGCCTGGTTTTCTACCTATAGTTATTTTGCAGATTATCTGAACAAAGCCAAAGGAATGGATACTTCAATGGTAAGCTATATGCTTTTGTTATTCGGAATTATCGGAGTGGCAGCCAATGGAGTAGCAGGAAAAATGCTCAATAAAAATGTAGCAGCAACAACGGCTATTTTTCTTTCCGGAACTATTTTAGTGCCTGTTCTTTTATATTTTTCTGATGGGAATCTCTTAGCAACAATTGCGGTCATTGGAATCTGGGGATTTTTGTATTCACCAAGCTTTTTGAATGCCTCTACCTATATGATTTCTTCCGCACCGGATTCGCTGGAGTTTGCCAACAGCCTTGCCACTTCATTCGGAAATCTGGGAGTGACGCTGGGAACCACAATTGGAGGATGGGTTATCGTGACAAAAGGAGTAGAGTATATTCCCTGGATAGGCGTGATCTTCGGGCTTCTTGCTTTTCTGATGATGATCTTAAAAGGGATCGTTGAAAAACGCAGCCAGGTACTTTCCACCTGTCAGAATTAAACTGTAACAATTTTTGTTACATTGAATAAATTATAGTACCTTTGCACTATTAATTTGATTTAAAATTAAATACAATGAAAATAGAAATTTGGTCGGATGTAATGTGTCCGTTTTGCTATATTGGAAAGAATAATTTTGAGCAGGCTTTAAGTAAACTTCCTTTTAAAGATGAAGTAGAAGTAGAGTGGAAGAGTTTTCAGTTGGATCCTACTTTAGATCCTAAGGAAACGCAGGATACAATTCAGTATTTTAGAGAAAAAAAGGGGGTTGCAGAAGCCCAGGCTACACAAATGCTTGGTCAGGTAACACAAATGGGTAAAGGAGCTGGAATTGATTTTAATTTTGGAAAAACATTGATCACCAACACTTTCAGCGCTCATAAATTGCTTCATTTAGCCAAAAAGCATAACAAATCCAATGAAATGGAAGAAGCATTGTTTATCGCTCATTTTATCGACGGTAAAAACGTAGGAGATAGAGATGTTTTAGTGGCTCTTGCTGAAAGTTTGGGAATTGATAAAGACGAGGCAATCCAGGCAGTTACAACAGATCAGCTGGATTATAAAGTGAATCAGGATATTCAGGAAGCAAGAAATAATGGTGTTTCCGGAGTTCCATTCTTTGTTCTGAATGGTAAATATGCTGTTTCCGGAGCTCAGCCGGTAGAAGTATTTGAAAATGCACTTCAGCAGACTTATAAAGAAACTGTAAGTCCGTTTAAAGATCTCTCGGGAGGCAGCGGAGCTTCCTGTGATGCAGATGGATGCAGTATTTAAGATATCAAAACCCCAAAACATTTATTTGTTTTGGGGTTTTTAATAGGAAATGCCTGGAATTTTTAGAAATATGAGAGGATATCTGTATATTTGAAAATAACTCATGGTATGACTATTAATACTCTAAGATATACATCAATTATTTCTTATCTGCTCATTGTTTTAATGGGACAAATGATGGGATTACCATTTATTTTTTGGCTAGTATTTACCGCTTTTGATTTCGGAAATATAGATCAGGTTTTTGCTGTATTAGGACTTTTGGGTATTGTTCTTACTATTTCAAGATGGAAAAATAAAGTGTCAATAACGATCTTGAGTTTCATAATGATGTTGTCACCAATTGTAAGCAAAATGATTCAAGTCCCCATAGAAAAGTTTAATTATCTGGCATTTAAAATTCCCTTGATTCTATTTGTTGCCTGCTATTTAATATTCATCATTCTTAATGCAAAAAAAAGAAAACCTGTTGTATCTTTGTAATACAGTGACAACAACTGCATAAATCTAATTTCTCAATGATAAAAATTAACAACGAAACCCATTATTCAATTGATGATACCCTTTTTGTTTTTGCCTTAGATTCCGAAGCAGGAACTGTTTTTGATGATAAAAACAAATTAATTACAGGTATTGGAAAGGTAAATGCCGCAATCGAATTGACGAAAGAAATTCATACAAGAAAACCAAAACTGATCGTGAATTTAGGTTCTGCAGGTAGTAAAGGATTTCACAAAGGAGAAGTGGTATGCTGTACAAAATTCATCCAAAGAGATATGGATGTAAGAGGATTAGGATTTAAATTATATGAAACCCCTCTATCCGGAGTACCACCTGTATTAGAATATGGCCTTAAAATGGAAACTTTGCAGGAAGGAATATGCGGAAGTGGCGACAGTTTTGAAATGAACCATTCTGAAACGGATTATAATATTGTAGACATGGAAGCCTATCCACTGGCACTGATTGCCCAACAGGAGAATATCCCGTTTCTATGTCTGAAATATATTTCTGATGATGCCGGAAGTGATGCTGCAGACGATTGGAGTGTACAGGTACACCTGGCTTCTGAAGCATTTAAGAAAATTCTTTTCTCATAACATTCATTCTTACTATCATGAGTTCAATTATTATAAACAAAGCGACTGCTGAAGACTTAGACGTGGTACAAAGCTTAGGAATTCAGACATTTTCAGAAACATTTGCTGAAGATAATACTGAAGAATCTATGAAAAAGTATCTGGAAGAAAGCTTCAACACAGAAAAGGTAAAATCAGAGCTGAATAATCCTGATTCTCTTTTCTATATTGCCTGGGAAGAAGACAATCCGGTAGGCTATCTGAAAGTGAATACAGGAAATGCACAGACAGAACTTCAGGATGATACCAGCCTTGAAATTGAAAGAATCTATGTGAAGAAAAGCCATCACGGGAAAAAAGTAGGACAACTCCTTTATGATCAAGCTTTAGATACCGCCAGACAGCTTAATAAATTATACTTATGGCTGGGTGTCTGGGAAGAAAACCTGAGGGCTTTACAATTTTACAGAAAAAATGGATTTGCTGAATTTGATAAACATATTTTCAGACTTGGAGAAGAAGAACAGACCGATCTGATGATGAAGAAAATGTTGGATTAATTTTTTTTGCCCACAGATAGCACAAATTTTCACTGATAATTGTGTAAAATATTCAAAATGAACAATTCAGAATTTGTAAAGCATATCAATCAGTATTATCCTTTATCTGAAGAAACAATTCAAGATTTACTGGATATCTGTACAGAAGAGTACTATCACAAAAATGATCTTCTGCTGGAATCCGGTTCCATGGCAAGGTATTATTATTTTATCAAATCAGGATTAATAGGGTATTATACGGTAGATGAACAGGGAGATAATATTTATAAAATCTTCTTTGAAGAAAACAGCTTTGTTGCCTCCACTGCAGCCATTATTAAAAATGTACCCAGCGATTTCAATATTATTGCACTGGAAGATTGTGCAGTTATCCAATATCCGGCAAAACAGTATAGAGAATTGTTGGAAAAGCATCATGATCTGGCTCTTTTTCATATGTATTATCTGGAAAAAAACTGGGTAGTGAAAAAAGAACCTCTGGAAGTATCTCTGAAATATGAAACTGCAAAAAAACGGTATTTACAGTTACTTGAAAATCAATCTTTGTACAACAGATTAAAGCAACATCATATCGCTTCTTTCCTTGGAATTACTCCTACACAGCTAAGCCGTATCAAAAAAGAAATTAACTGATATTCCTAATTCTGAGTGGAATAAAGTACCCTGAGTTCGGTTTAAGAAAATTTAATTTTCTGGACTGAAGCTGTCTGATCTTTTATATTGATTTTTTAACCACAAAAGACACAAAAGTTTTAAATACTGAAGTTTTTTTGGGCTAAGCTTTATGTATAATCAGTACACCTAAGTTTTGTGAAAATGTTTGATTTTCATCTTATGTGAACTTTTCTACTGCATCATTGTAAACTTACTTAAGTGAACTAAAATGTTTTAAAATAATAGCTCTGGTGACTTTTGTGGTTGGTAAAGTTTAGATAACTTTTTTATAAAAAATAATAACCCTCTTGGAATTTTATTGTTGAACTTCAATAACTTCGCTCCCCAGCTTTCTGACTTCATTAAAATGAATTCGAAATCTGAGTGAAATAAACTAATAAAAGCTTCAACATATGTTGAGGTTTTTTTTCTTTTTATGCTGCAATTTTGCTTCATCATACAGTCATTGGTACATTATATGTTTTATAATAAAAACCGATGATTATTATTAATTAAACATTTTTAAACATGAAGAAGCTTATCAAAATTGTCGTTGTGCTGGTTGCATTTATCCCACTATCAGCACAAAAAATTATTCATCAGGAAGTTTTCAGTCCGAAAATGAATAAAAAGATCAAAACAGTTATTATTACCCCTAACCTTCAGCCTAATACAACCTATCCGTCTGTGTATATTCTTCATGGTTTCAGCGGTAATCCTGACAGAATTATGAAACAGGATATTCCTGATCTTGTTAAAAAAGCACAGGAACTTAAAACGATCTATGTGCTTCCGGATGGAAATTACAGTTCATGGTATGTAGACAGTCCGGTTGTTAAGGATTCACAATATCAAACCTTTATTGGAAAAGAACTGGTAGAATTTATTGATAAAAATTATCCTGTGAAAGCCGATAAAAAATTCCGTGGCATTATGGGATGGAGTATGGGCGGCTATGGAGCAACCAATATCGG
This region of Chryseobacterium culicis genomic DNA includes:
- a CDS encoding Crp/Fnr family transcriptional regulator, with translation MNNSEFVKHINQYYPLSEETIQDLLDICTEEYYHKNDLLLESGSMARYYYFIKSGLIGYYTVDEQGDNIYKIFFEENSFVASTAAIIKNVPSDFNIIALEDCAVIQYPAKQYRELLEKHHDLALFHMYYLEKNWVVKKEPLEVSLKYETAKKRYLQLLENQSLYNRLKQHHIASFLGITPTQLSRIKKEIN
- a CDS encoding nucleosidase; amino-acid sequence: MIKINNETHYSIDDTLFVFALDSEAGTVFDDKNKLITGIGKVNAAIELTKEIHTRKPKLIVNLGSAGSKGFHKGEVVCCTKFIQRDMDVRGLGFKLYETPLSGVPPVLEYGLKMETLQEGICGSGDSFEMNHSETDYNIVDMEAYPLALIAQQENIPFLCLKYISDDAGSDAADDWSVQVHLASEAFKKILFS
- a CDS encoding MFS transporter, producing the protein MKKYAYIGCLGFIAVITTEFGVIGILPQIAEHYQMSIDKAGYLLSAFALIIALTGPFMTLLTSGFDRKKIMLTAIFMFLVTGFVSSFSPPFWLLMLVRILPAFLQPVYIATALSVAVSQADDRKKNELMGIVFNGVAIAMVTTVPFATWIAGLWSWEYSFMIQTIVSLIALVVIYFLLPPMPVKEKKSYGNQIRILKQPPFVLSTLTNFFMITAWFSTYSYFADYLNKAKGMDTSMVSYMLLLFGIIGVAANGVAGKMLNKNVAATTAIFLSGTILVPVLLYFSDGNLLATIAVIGIWGFLYSPSFLNASTYMISSAPDSLEFANSLATSFGNLGVTLGTTIGGWVIVTKGVEYIPWIGVIFGLLAFLMMILKGIVEKRSQVLSTCQN
- a CDS encoding alpha/beta hydrolase, translated to MKKLIKIVVVLVAFIPLSAQKIIHQEVFSPKMNKKIKTVIITPNLQPNTTYPSVYILHGFSGNPDRIMKQDIPDLVKKAQELKTIYVLPDGNYSSWYVDSPVVKDSQYQTFIGKELVEFIDKNYPVKADKKFRGIMGWSMGGYGATNIGVTYNKTFGIVGSSCGALDFNSFGEGYQKYMVNKVLGPLESINPSFLTDSKVKLMAGAGQQYIFDCGTEDTQMINMNRNFHKKLTEMKIQHLYTESLGGHVPEYWSRSLSEQLSLFDRFFKQ
- a CDS encoding DEAD/DEAH box helicase; the protein is MTAFNLLSEPIRKYIRNKKWESLRPIQEASIQRIISTDNNYILISRTASGKTEAAFLPILSKVNFKVPGVKVLYISPLIALINDQFFRVESLCEYLDVPVIKWHGEASKAAKDRLLKSPEGIVLITPESIEAMFVNKPYNIRHLFSGLEYVVIDEIHSFLGSDRGTHLQSLLSRLQKINVKKFSIVGLSATVSDANQYTELKEFLGDSEHTKVIRDTTPKPINAVFKYFPGSVEELPLPLLKDLYIRTRESKVLIFPNARGRVEEVAVKLKQISEKIGGHKNYFSHHSSVDKEVREYVEFFAKNSALQNFCISCTSTLELGIDIGNVDEVVQIDATHSIASLIQRVGRSGRREGKASNLLLYATEPWSLLQSLACWMLYKEQYIEPVSINKKPYDIMVHQLLSTVKSSSVISLPELVEEITRNSAFSEISMEETEEIIHYLTAIDFFEKLGNELIIGIHGEEVVNTKEFYSLFDAPVFFKVSSSGVKIGELPLSPQIRENENIYLSAKIWSIKDIDYQTKKIEVIPAKDGKKPKFFGDAADTAHQIREKMLEILISKEQYDFLDDVAQQIIILLRSEFSSFIINDCKKKRPLLNHNEKITFYSFTSSKINRTIELILDSLNIENRLDPQKSAFEIEDCTLEELKTVLSRPDIGQNIDEVLTDLLESRPEIIDFSKWGKYLPVTYQIKLLKEKYFDLKGCYAYLKDLEITENNF
- a CDS encoding winged helix-turn-helix transcriptional regulator → MGKIKENSTNNINRQYIQGCDLSYAVCKIGGRWKLIILNKLKDGKLRFSELRNSISGITERMLTLQLRELEKESLVKRTVHAEVPPRVDYELTAIARELIPIWKQLDEWGGKHRELMQVQENAEEYK
- a CDS encoding MFS transporter, which produces MQESSSHGISRTVIWLMAIISGLVVANNYYNQPLLALISEELQVSESAASKISVLTQIGYALGLLLIVPLGDKFFRKKLILIDLFLVFGSLLWMTFATQLWMLYAASLLIGATSVIPQLFVPIAAELSSDKEKSANIGLVMSGLLLGILLSRFIGGIVGEVWGWRAMFGIAAGLMILVWLAVYKMLPELSPNFKGTYKELMRSVAQLAKTQPVLQLASFRGAMAFGSMCALFTTLVFHMEKPPFNAGSSVVGSFGLAGAVGALAAAKVGKLQKYLDLNRIILYSLLIVIGSWGFTYFAGETYWGLIVGVILVDLGVQSSHIMNQTNYFLIKSNAVNRLNTVYMVSYFIGGSLGTWLASIAWQKAQWTGVCFVGTTFGILALIAHVLFCKKVNKA
- a CDS encoding DsbA family oxidoreductase; this translates as MKIEIWSDVMCPFCYIGKNNFEQALSKLPFKDEVEVEWKSFQLDPTLDPKETQDTIQYFREKKGVAEAQATQMLGQVTQMGKGAGIDFNFGKTLITNTFSAHKLLHLAKKHNKSNEMEEALFIAHFIDGKNVGDRDVLVALAESLGIDKDEAIQAVTTDQLDYKVNQDIQEARNNGVSGVPFFVLNGKYAVSGAQPVEVFENALQQTYKETVSPFKDLSGGSGASCDADGCSI
- a CDS encoding GNAT family N-acetyltransferase, which translates into the protein MSSIIINKATAEDLDVVQSLGIQTFSETFAEDNTEESMKKYLEESFNTEKVKSELNNPDSLFYIAWEEDNPVGYLKVNTGNAQTELQDDTSLEIERIYVKKSHHGKKVGQLLYDQALDTARQLNKLYLWLGVWEENLRALQFYRKNGFAEFDKHIFRLGEEEQTDLMMKKMLD
- a CDS encoding MBL fold metallo-hydrolase, coding for MKIIPLKEGNFSASKTKDFTLLTEDNFDKVGGIKMSVQPFLIITENDYILLDAGIGWKNESGSTVVSEILEKENIRPDQITKLLLSHLHKDHIEGAVKLTDNGFEAAFPNAQIYIQKRELDFAMEKKGNPSFDFDMLEKLIELPNITWMNDDQGQITEEISYEVVGGHTPFMQVFWIRENGETVFYGADDLPQASYLKYHLAYKSDFDGRKAMELRLTWEKEARENHWKILLYHDLEKSVVEV
- a CDS encoding alpha/beta hydrolase, with the protein product MQLTPKITQILNHLETIQPFNPKDSLDGARKYLETMSLQLSGKKESVAMIEELSIQQDNHQIPVRIYRPHGKEIQQSSAIIYIHGGWFIAGGYETHDAVVRKLANKTGSVVIFIDYRLAPEHPFPAGLNDCIDGINWVFKNAESLGIDPDKIGIIGDSAGGALATVVSTQLGKQLKFQILIYPAADNQLNSKSWETYENGPVLNKQGGIDAWAGYLPEEEKGNPLAIPVLIKDFKETPPTLIILAEHDPLLDDGKQLSLNMENAGVTLKTSLYKDMVHGFMHMGDLLEEMQLAVNEMADFAHQNLKSDE
- a CDS encoding helix-turn-helix transcriptional regulator — its product is MKNKKTETNLEDLTKKILVQDEIMALAKSNSPRLLNKFRLVYPDFFKKLSDIQPSLKNSELIFCIYLKLNMTTKEIATCIFVTPKAIQNRKNRIRKKLNIPSEFDIYKWFNEI